A single region of the Kwoniella botswanensis chromosome 1, complete sequence genome encodes:
- a CDS encoding multiprotein-bridging factor 1 translates to MSGWDDKPQIIGFKQQRPTVAKGSALNSAQRSGLVVSSESKGAGQNHGPADHQRIAKLDRDDAPKPPEKVGVDVGKAVATARMAIKNKDGKSMTQKELATAVNAQPSAITDLEAGRAIPDQQLLAKLERKLNIKLRGAKATIGAPLHPPKKK, encoded by the exons ATG TCTGGCTGGGACGACAAACCTCAAATCATCGGATTCAAACAACAACGACCTACTGTCGCTAAGGGTTCTGCATTGAACT CCGCTCAGAGATCGGGCTTGGTAGTTTCTTCAGAATCGAAAGGTGCTGGACAGAACCACGGAC CTGCCGATCACCAACGTATCGCCAAGCTCGATAGGGATGATGCACCCAAACCACCTGAAAAGGTTGGAGTTGA TGTCGGTAAAGCAGTGGCAACAGCTAGAATGGCAATCAAgaacaaagatggaaaaTCTATGACTCAGAAAGAATTGGCTACTGCTGTTAATGCTCAACCTTCAGCT ATCACAGACTTGGAAGCTGGCCGAGCGATACCCGACCAACAACTGCTTGCTAAGCTCgagaggaagttgaacatCAAACTTCGAGGTGCGAAGGCTACCATCGGTgcacctcttcatccacctaAGAAGAAGTAA